From the genome of Vigna angularis cultivar LongXiaoDou No.4 chromosome 11, ASM1680809v1, whole genome shotgun sequence, one region includes:
- the LOC108334383 gene encoding uncharacterized protein LOC108334383 — protein sequence MQKLLSPSSYSSSSLPFFSIPVLSFPQVSNFLPMSAAPQPPSAPASSFSDKKPYGALVPHLSSRYPSFSSSTCCVCRLSLTPTPNRTNTHILLNHSPNRSLFSASHGSFFSRSLRDFSVESNHAKEKRPFSLRLNRRQKGPATSSSPSPSNPDLLAIPGVGPRNFRKLVQKGIAGVAQLKQLYKDKFFGKSNDKMVEYLQSSVGIIHKNHAESITTFIKKSVDEELEENSSSQQKKRLTFCVEGNISVGKTTFLQRIANETIELRDLVEIVPEPINKWQDVGPDHFNILDAFYAEPQRYAYTFQNYVFVTRVMQERESSGGIKPLRLMERSVFSDRMVFVRAVHEANWMNEMEISIYDSWFDPVVSSLPGLIPDGFIYLRASPDTCHKRMMLRKREEEGGVTLDYLRDLHEKHESWLFPFQSGNHGVLAVNKLPHHIDNSLHPDIRDRVFYLEGGHMHSSIQKVPALVLDCEPNIDFSKDIEAKRQYARQVAEFFEFVKKKQEVPSKEGVGDARSSQGQSQVLLPHEGGLWLPDGKPFPQEALKPLDFRRTMSFMSG from the exons ATGCAGAAACTGCTAAGcccttcttcttattcttcatcTTCGCTTCCCTTCTTCTCCATTCCTGTTCTCTCCTTTCCACAAGTTTCAAACTTTCTACCGATGTCAGCCGCGCCGCAGCCTCCAAGTGCTCCGGCTTCTTCCTTCTCCGACAAGAAGCCTTATGGAGCCCTCGTGCCCCATCTCTCTTCTCGCTATCCTTCGTTTTCTTCCAGTACTTGTTGTGTCTGTAGGCTGAGTCTAACCCCTACCCCTAACAGGACTAACACCCATATTCTCCTTAACCATTCTCCAAACCGCTCCTTGTTTTCGGCTTCTCACGGCTCCTTTTTCTCTCGCTCTCTTCGCGATTTTTCTGTCGAGAGCAACCACGCCAAGGAGAAGAGACCCTTTAGCTTGAGGTTAAATAGGAGGCAAAAGGGTCCTGCTACTTCTTCCTCTCCTTCTCCGTCAAATCCTGATTTGTTGGCCATCCCCGGTGTGGGTCCCAGAAATTTCAGAAAGCTCGTTCAGAAAGGTATCGCTGGTGTTGCTCAACTCAAGCAACTCTACAAGGATAag TTCTTTGGCAAATCCAATGACAAGATGGTTGAGTATCTGCAGAGTTCTGTTGGGATAATCCACAAGAACCATGCTGAAAGTATAACTACTTTCATCAAAAAGAGTGTCGATGAGGAGTTGGAAGAGAATTCCTCTTCGCAGCAGAAGAAGCGCTTAACATTCTGTGTTGAGGGTAATATCAGCGTTGGCAAGACTACCTTCCTTCAGAGAATTGCAAATGAAACGATTGAATTGCGTGACCTTGTTGAGATTGTTCCTGAACCTATTAACAAGTGGCAGGATGTTGGACCTGATCACTTTAATATTTTGGATGCTTTTTATGCGGAGCCACAAAGGTATGCCTACACCTTTCAGAACTATGTATTTGTTACAAGGGTGATGCAGGAAAGAGAGTCATCTGGTGGAATCAAGCCTCTTCGTCTGATGGAGAGGAGCGTTTTCAGTGACAGAATG GTTTTTGTGCGAGCTGTTCATGAAGCCAACTGGATGAATGAGATGGAGATCAGTATTTATGACTCGTGGTTTGATCCTGTCGTGTCTTCCTTGCCTGGACTTATTCCTGATGGTTTTATCTATCTTAGGGCAAGTCCTGATACTTGCCATAAGAGAATGATGTTAcggaagagagaagaagaaggtggaGTCACCCTGGACTATCTCCGTGACCTCCATGAAAAGCATGAAAGCTGGTTATTTCCCTTCCAAAGTGGTAATCACGGAGTTTTAGCAGTCAATAAGCTACCCCATCATATTGACAACTCTTTACACCCTGATATAAGAGACCGTGTTTTTTATCTGGAGGGTGGTCACATGCATTCAAGCATTCAGAAG GTTCCTGCACTGGTTCTGGACTGTGAACCCAATATTGATTTCAGCAAAGATATTGAGGCAAAGAGACA ATATGCTCGGCAAGTTGCAGAGTTTTTtgaatttgtgaagaaaaagCAAGAGGTTCCATCGAAGGAAGGTGTTGGAGATGCGAGAAGTAGCCAAGGCCAATCACAGGTGCTGCTACCTCATGAGGGTGGACTGTGGCTACCAGATGGAAAGCCTTTTCCCCAGGAAGCGCTCAAACCTTTGGACTTCAGACGAACAATGTCATTCATGTCTGGCTAG